Proteins encoded in a region of the Augochlora pura isolate Apur16 chromosome 4, APUR_v2.2.1, whole genome shotgun sequence genome:
- the LOC144469409 gene encoding mitochondrial glycine transporter isoform X2 translates to MEAVVSYPILKSFLAGSLSGTFSTILFQPLDLIKTRLQSRVNLHLDSPKSGTVGTLIHIIEKEHVFGLWRGMTPSITRVIPGVGLYFSSIHWLKHTFHLKDPLTSTEAMFLGITARSMSGALLIPITVVKTRFESDVYKYNSMREALRLIYKQEGIRGLSSGLIPTLLRDAPFSGLYLMFYTRLKSIVVETDLPCAKLSAPIHFSCGILAGILASTVTQPADVIKTKMQLYPNEFKGLRNAIFRVYEKYGVLGYFKGIVPRMLRRTLVTAMAWTVYEEVTKSMGLK, encoded by the exons tatCCTATATTGAAGTCTTTTCTCGCGGGTTCATTATCTGGCacattttcaactattttgtTTCAACCATTAGATCTTATCAAAACTAGACTTCAAAGTAGAGTGAACCTTCATCTTGA CTCTCCAAAAAGTGGGACAGTAGGAACTTTAATccatataattgaaaaagaacATGTGTTCGGACTCTGGAGGGGTATGACCCCA tctATTACCAGAGTCATTCCTGGTGTAGGATTGTATTTTTCATCTATACATTGGTTAAAGCACACATTCCATTTAAAAGATCCTCTCACCTCAACAGAAGCTATGTTTTTGGGCATTACCGCAAGATCTATGTCCGGTGCATTATTAATTCCAATAACAGTAGTGAAAACGCGTTTTGAA aGTGACGTCTATAAGTACAATAGCATGAGAGAAGCACTGAGATTAATTTACAAGCAGGAGGGAATTAGAGGACTTTCAAGCGGATTAATACCGACATTACTAAGAGACGCTCCTTTTAGTGGACTTTATCTCATGTTTTACACTCGATTAAAAAGTATCGTCGTGGAAACAG atTTACCATGCGCCAAATTGTCAGCTCCCATACATTTTAGTTGTGGAATACTAGCAGGAATACTTGCTTCTACTGTTACACAACCAGCTGACGTAATTAAAACGAAGATGCAGTTATATCCGAACGAATTTAAAGGCCTTCGTAACGCAATCTTCAGGGTTTACGAAAAGTATGGTGTGTTGGGATATTTCAAAGGTATTGTGCCACGAATGTTGAGAAGGACGTTAGTAACTGCAATGGCTTGGACTGTATATGAAGAG GTTACAAAAAGTATGggacttaaataa
- the LOC144469409 gene encoding mitochondrial glycine transporter isoform X1, protein MQGYTVDPESGETKIREDYPILKSFLAGSLSGTFSTILFQPLDLIKTRLQSRVNLHLDSPKSGTVGTLIHIIEKEHVFGLWRGMTPSITRVIPGVGLYFSSIHWLKHTFHLKDPLTSTEAMFLGITARSMSGALLIPITVVKTRFESDVYKYNSMREALRLIYKQEGIRGLSSGLIPTLLRDAPFSGLYLMFYTRLKSIVVETDLPCAKLSAPIHFSCGILAGILASTVTQPADVIKTKMQLYPNEFKGLRNAIFRVYEKYGVLGYFKGIVPRMLRRTLVTAMAWTVYEEVTKSMGLK, encoded by the exons tatCCTATATTGAAGTCTTTTCTCGCGGGTTCATTATCTGGCacattttcaactattttgtTTCAACCATTAGATCTTATCAAAACTAGACTTCAAAGTAGAGTGAACCTTCATCTTGA CTCTCCAAAAAGTGGGACAGTAGGAACTTTAATccatataattgaaaaagaacATGTGTTCGGACTCTGGAGGGGTATGACCCCA tctATTACCAGAGTCATTCCTGGTGTAGGATTGTATTTTTCATCTATACATTGGTTAAAGCACACATTCCATTTAAAAGATCCTCTCACCTCAACAGAAGCTATGTTTTTGGGCATTACCGCAAGATCTATGTCCGGTGCATTATTAATTCCAATAACAGTAGTGAAAACGCGTTTTGAA aGTGACGTCTATAAGTACAATAGCATGAGAGAAGCACTGAGATTAATTTACAAGCAGGAGGGAATTAGAGGACTTTCAAGCGGATTAATACCGACATTACTAAGAGACGCTCCTTTTAGTGGACTTTATCTCATGTTTTACACTCGATTAAAAAGTATCGTCGTGGAAACAG atTTACCATGCGCCAAATTGTCAGCTCCCATACATTTTAGTTGTGGAATACTAGCAGGAATACTTGCTTCTACTGTTACACAACCAGCTGACGTAATTAAAACGAAGATGCAGTTATATCCGAACGAATTTAAAGGCCTTCGTAACGCAATCTTCAGGGTTTACGAAAAGTATGGTGTGTTGGGATATTTCAAAGGTATTGTGCCACGAATGTTGAGAAGGACGTTAGTAACTGCAATGGCTTGGACTGTATATGAAGAG GTTACAAAAAGTATGggacttaaataa